In a genomic window of Zingiber officinale cultivar Zhangliang chromosome 9B, Zo_v1.1, whole genome shotgun sequence:
- the LOC122022875 gene encoding cytokinin riboside 5'-monophosphate phosphoribohydrolase LOG8-like translates to MYFCIYLYISGETVGEVKVVSNMHERKAVMAGQADAFIALPGGYGTMEEVMEMITWSQLGIHNKPVGLLNVDGYYNSLLELFDNGVREGFIKPASRHIVISSPNATELLAKMELYTPLHQEVVPRQSWEVVNL, encoded by the exons ATGTACTTTTGCATCTatctatat ATTTCAGGGGAAACAGTAGGTGAGGTAAAGGTAGTTTCTAATATGCATGAGAGAAAAGCTGTGATGGCTGGACAAGCTGATGCATTCATTGCACTTCCTG GAGGATATGGAACAATGGAAGAGGTGATGGAGATGATAACATGGTCACAACTTGGAATTCATAATAAACCA GTTGGTTTGTTAAATGTTGATGGCTACTACAATTCCTTGCTCGAACTATTTGACAATGGTGTGAGAGAAGGTTTTATTAAGCCGGCTTCTAGGCACATCGTTATTTCTTCTCCGAATGCAACTGAATTGCTTGCGAAAATGGAG CTATACACTCCCTTGCACCAAGAGGTTGTTCCGAGGCAGAGCTGGGAGGTTGTGAATTTATGA